The genomic window TGTTCTGGATCTTGAGAAGGACAAGGAATACTATGAAGCCATTCCTATGACCTTTATCGTTGAAAAACAACGAATGATTACGATCAGTAACCATAAGAACGCTTATGTGATTGAACGTATGCTGACTTATCTTAAAACTCATGAAACGATTTCAATCTACAAGTTTCTCTTTGCCAGCTTAGAGCTTATCAGTAACGCTTATTATCCTGTCATCGAAGAAATGGATAAAAGTAAGGACGAAATTAGTGCCTTGCTACGTCAAACCACGACAAAGAAAAATCTCTTTGCTCTCTCTGATTTGGAGACTGGTATGGTTTACTTGACAGCTGCGGCAAAACAAAATCGACTTCTATTGGAACATATCCAAGGTCATGCTCTTTATCGGAGATTTAACGATGTCGAACGAGAGCAGTTTGATGATGCCATGATTGAAGCCCATCAGTTGGTGTCTATGACAGATTTGATTTCTCAAGTCTTACAACAACTCTCTGCTTCTTACAACAACATCCTAAACAATAACCTGAATGATAGTTTGACAATTTTGACTATTATCTCCGTCTTACTAGCAGTACTTGCGGTTATTACAGGTTTCTTCGGGATGAATGTTCCTCTACCATTTACAG from Streptococcus sp. oral taxon 061 includes these protein-coding regions:
- a CDS encoding magnesium transporter CorA family protein — its product is MVLDKQLGNGCTWINLDIEKIKNLGDLSEIYGLDKETIEYALDRNERAHMDYNRENGTVTFIYNVLDLEKDKEYYEAIPMTFIVEKQRMITISNHKNAYVIERMLTYLKTHETISIYKFLFASLELISNAYYPVIEEMDKSKDEISALLRQTTTKKNLFALSDLETGMVYLTAAAKQNRLLLEHIQGHALYRRFNDVEREQFDDAMIEAHQLVSMTDLISQVLQQLSASYNNILNNNLNDSLTILTIISVLLAVLAVITGFFGMNVPLPFTEEPNAWIYILMASLILWAALSQWLKKITRK